The Arthrobacter russicus genome has a segment encoding these proteins:
- a CDS encoding GTP-binding protein — MHLSLLASLDPHCRQRGAELLSGTHPDSVIVVHDLLDDGLGNSALVLRRIYRQGELQERSSGRLEHGCLSCTVRLDLVPTVRRLIREGVPHAVLALPPGVEPDMVVEALYAGLEEAFCIDNAVLALDPAELEDQLWDRRGLSALGLTSYPKDPRTQGEFLVGTLAQADTVLPSPSLANALIEAAHPQRALGLELLHELAPHAAVALRTEQVRPGCFDLDELMARQAPGEVRVAEDRSPGVFRTVRYQLQRPLHPERFRAVLPELAAGSCWVRGRLWLASTPERRIAVRGIGPRLWLENTGDWLPGIEQPGSVLALTGRADELIESEVHDLLDSAQLSLAEAGNRPEYFDDPFGLDSRH, encoded by the coding sequence ATGCATCTTTCTCTTCTGGCCTCGCTGGATCCGCACTGTCGTCAGCGCGGCGCGGAACTGCTTTCCGGCACCCACCCGGACTCGGTGATCGTGGTCCATGACCTCTTGGACGATGGCCTCGGGAACAGCGCATTGGTGCTCCGTCGGATCTACCGGCAGGGCGAATTGCAGGAGCGGAGCTCCGGTCGGCTGGAGCACGGCTGCCTTTCCTGCACGGTGCGCCTGGACCTGGTGCCGACGGTGCGCCGGTTGATCCGGGAAGGGGTGCCACACGCCGTATTGGCGCTGCCGCCGGGGGTGGAGCCGGACATGGTGGTGGAGGCGCTTTACGCCGGGCTCGAAGAAGCCTTTTGCATCGACAACGCGGTGCTCGCCCTGGATCCGGCAGAACTCGAAGACCAGCTCTGGGACCGTCGGGGGCTCTCCGCGCTGGGATTGACCAGCTACCCGAAAGATCCGCGGACCCAGGGCGAATTCCTGGTCGGAACGCTGGCCCAGGCGGATACCGTACTGCCGTCCCCGTCATTGGCGAATGCGCTGATCGAGGCCGCGCACCCGCAGCGCGCGCTCGGCCTGGAGTTGCTGCACGAACTTGCACCGCACGCCGCGGTGGCGCTCCGCACCGAGCAGGTCCGGCCCGGCTGTTTCGATCTCGACGAGCTTATGGCCCGCCAGGCACCCGGCGAAGTCCGGGTGGCGGAGGACCGGAGCCCAGGTGTCTTCCGCACCGTCCGGTACCAACTGCAGCGGCCGCTGCACCCGGAACGCTTCCGTGCCGTGCTGCCGGAGCTGGCGGCCGGAAGCTGTTGGGTCCGCGGCCGGCTTTGGCTCGCATCCACGCCGGAACGGCGGATCGCGGTCCGGGGCATCGGGCCCAGGCTTTGGCTGGAGAACACCGGGGATTGGCTGCCCGGGATCGAGCAGCCGGGCAGTGTCCTGGCGCTGACTGGCCGGGCCGACGAACTGATCGAATCGGAAGTCCACGACTTGCTGGACTCCGCGCAATTGAGTCTGGCTGAAGCGGGCAACCGGCCGGAATATTTCGACGACCCATTCGGCTTAGACAGCCGTCATTGA
- a CDS encoding shikimate 5-dehydrogenase translates to MPILNKDMTLCISLAARPSNIGTRFHNYLYDRLGLNFVYKAFAPVDLADAVRGIRGLGIRGAAVSMPYKEAVIPMLDRISPSAEAIDSVNTIVNDDGVLTAYNTDYLAIERLLLEHRIPVTSTVLLQGSGGMAKAVAAALRNAGFGSVTIVARNSETGPALAALYGFDWLPEVAEHHAQLLINVTPLGMQGADESVLAFPLSAIEAAETVFDVVALPARTPLVETAEALGKKVISGAEVIAIQAEEQFVLYTGVRPSAELVREASEFSRAES, encoded by the coding sequence GTGCCTATCCTGAACAAAGACATGACCTTGTGCATTTCACTCGCGGCACGGCCGAGCAATATCGGTACGCGATTCCACAACTACCTCTACGACCGGCTCGGCTTGAACTTCGTCTACAAGGCGTTCGCCCCGGTGGACCTCGCCGATGCGGTACGCGGAATCCGCGGGCTGGGCATTCGCGGCGCCGCGGTTTCGATGCCCTACAAGGAAGCCGTGATCCCGATGCTGGACCGGATCTCGCCCTCCGCGGAAGCGATCGATTCGGTCAATACCATCGTGAACGACGACGGCGTGCTCACCGCCTACAACACCGACTACCTCGCGATCGAGCGGCTGCTGCTGGAGCACCGGATTCCGGTGACGAGCACCGTGCTGCTGCAGGGCTCGGGCGGAATGGCCAAAGCGGTCGCCGCGGCGTTGCGGAATGCCGGATTCGGTTCGGTGACCATCGTCGCGCGGAATTCCGAAACCGGGCCGGCGCTCGCTGCGCTCTACGGATTCGACTGGCTGCCGGAGGTGGCGGAACACCACGCGCAACTGCTGATCAATGTCACTCCGTTGGGCATGCAAGGCGCAGACGAATCGGTGCTGGCCTTTCCGCTGTCCGCGATCGAGGCAGCCGAGACGGTCTTCGACGTGGTGGCGCTGCCGGCCCGGACGCCATTGGTCGAAACCGCGGAAGCGCTGGGCAAAAAGGTGATTTCCGGTGCCGAAGTGATCGCGATCCAGGCCGAGGAGCAGTTCGTGCTCTACACCGGGGTGCGGCCGAGCGCCGAATTGGTCCGGGAAGCCTCGGAGTTTTCCCGTGCCGAGTCCTGA
- a CDS encoding glutamate--cysteine ligase gives MEIPFGDSAQSTLGVEWELALVDAETGELTPQADSLLRVINAEHPELQSDEEHPHIKRELLLNTVELVTGVCQTVAEAKADLGRSLGTVREAADRAGVELMCSGTHPFSHSQAQAVTDQARYAKLIDRTQWWGSQMVIYGVHIHVGLDSVHKAMPVLDGLVNYVPHFQALSASSPFWNGEDTGYASQRALMFQQLPTAGLPFQFKDWSGYENYVQDVLTTGVIDQQSEIRWDIRPVPALGTIEMRICDGMATLEEVGAVAALTQCLVQSFSDRLDDGGSIPTMPPWHVQENKWRAARYGMDAIIILDAESNEKLVTEDLFELLNKLEPVAARLGCAAELADVEKIIRRGAGYQRQRAVARAHDGDLHAVVDDLVALLRDGHQN, from the coding sequence ATGGAAATACCTTTCGGCGATTCAGCCCAATCCACGCTCGGCGTCGAATGGGAACTGGCCCTGGTGGATGCCGAAACCGGCGAACTCACCCCGCAAGCAGATTCGCTGCTGCGGGTGATCAATGCGGAGCACCCAGAACTGCAATCCGATGAGGAACATCCGCACATCAAGCGCGAGTTGCTGCTCAACACCGTGGAATTGGTCACCGGCGTCTGCCAGACCGTGGCAGAGGCGAAAGCCGACCTGGGCCGCTCGCTCGGCACCGTACGCGAAGCCGCCGACCGCGCCGGCGTCGAACTCATGTGCTCCGGGACCCACCCGTTCAGCCATTCCCAAGCCCAAGCCGTCACGGACCAAGCGCGTTACGCCAAACTGATCGATCGGACCCAGTGGTGGGGATCGCAGATGGTGATCTACGGCGTGCACATCCACGTCGGCCTGGACTCGGTGCACAAAGCCATGCCAGTGCTCGACGGCCTGGTCAATTACGTGCCGCACTTTCAAGCGCTTTCCGCCTCCTCGCCGTTTTGGAACGGCGAGGACACCGGGTACGCCTCGCAGCGGGCCTTGATGTTCCAGCAGCTCCCCACGGCCGGTTTGCCCTTCCAGTTCAAAGACTGGTCCGGTTACGAGAACTACGTGCAGGACGTGCTCACCACCGGTGTGATCGATCAACAGAGCGAAATCCGCTGGGACATCCGGCCGGTTCCGGCACTGGGCACCATTGAAATGCGGATTTGCGACGGGATGGCGACTTTGGAAGAAGTCGGCGCGGTCGCCGCGCTCACGCAGTGCCTGGTGCAGTCGTTCTCCGACCGGCTCGATGACGGCGGCAGCATCCCGACCATGCCGCCTTGGCATGTACAGGAAAACAAATGGCGGGCTGCCCGCTACGGCATGGACGCCATCATCATCCTGGACGCCGAATCCAACGAAAAGCTGGTCACCGAAGACCTCTTCGAGTTGCTCAACAAACTCGAGCCGGTTGCTGCCCGGCTCGGTTGCGCGGCCGAACTCGCCGACGTCGAGAAGATCATCCGACGGGGCGCCGGCTACCAGCGGCAACGAGCCGTGGCCCGGGCCCACGACGGCGACCTGCACGCGGTCGTCGACGATCTGGTCGCACTGCTCCGGGACGGCCACCAAAACTGA
- the ykgO gene encoding type B 50S ribosomal protein L36 codes for MKVRNSLRALKKVPGAQIVRRRGRTFVINKLNPRMKARQG; via the coding sequence ATGAAAGTCAGAAACTCGCTCCGGGCTTTGAAGAAGGTCCCCGGAGCGCAGATCGTCCGCCGCCGCGGCAGGACGTTCGTGATCAACAAACTGAACCCCAGGATGAAAGCCCGCCAGGGCTGA